CCTCGACCGTCCTAGTCACCAAGGCGATCGCTCCCTTGCTGATCGGAGATCGAGTGGGAATGCGTACCGCGACCACCCCGATCCCGGTGGTTGAAGTGCCGGAGGAGAGCCCTTCGAACAAGAGCGATGTCCAACAATTGGCCAGGAAAATCGATGACCTGACTCGTGCGAGCGGTGGTCGGGCCGGCATGCAGGTGGAACAGACCGGCAACACGGTCGTTCTCAGCGTGAACGACCTGGCTGACCGATTGTATTTCGAGTCCGGTGAGGCCGCGATCAAACCGGATTTCCAGCCGATTCTGAAGCAGATGGGAGACATTCTCCGGCAGGAGGGAGCCGACACGAAGATCCGGATCGAAGGCCATGCCGACAGTATGGAAATCGGGCCGTCACTGAGAAGCAAATATCCAACGAACCTGGAGTTATCCAAGGCCCGCGCGATAAACGTGGCCCGGTACCTCGTAGAGGAAGCCGGAATTGCGCCGGAGCGGCTTTCGTCCGTCGGGCATGGAGCGTCTCGGCCGGTCGCCACCAATGCCACCGATCAGGGACGACGAAAGAATCGCCGCGTCGAGGTCGTCCTCTACACGCCATCCAGGCCTCCGGACGCACCGCAGGCTCCTCAGACCTCCCCTCAGGGCGAGTCGGGGGGAAATTTCACTCAGGTCCAAAGCCCCGCGCCAACCATTCCCAATGGCCTTTCTCCTGAACCGGCCGTAGGTAGTACGCTGTCGCCGAGTCCGGTTGCGGCCGCGCCGGTCGAGAGTCAACCGGCCCAAGGTTCTGGATCTTTGGTAGATCAATCTTCGGACGGCGCGGAGCCGGCAGGTTCTGAATCGGCTCCGGACACGGTTCCCCTGGATCGATCGGAGCCGGCGGAGCCGCAGTCCGCCGACGCTGCTCCCGCCCCCGCTCCGTAGGAATCGCCGGTTCTCTTCCTCCGCGTAAAATTGTCCCCCTGGATCGCGGCTGCTAGAATGCGGCGCGTGGGAACCGATCGGTTCGAGCCAAGCACCTGCGCCCAATCCGAGTTCCCGCCACGATTTGCCGAAGTGGTCGTGCCTCGCCGCCTGCATCGGTCCTTTACCTACTCCATCCCGGCCTCGCTTCAGTCGGTGGTTCGAGTGGGCACCACTGTCACCGTTCCCTTTGGGTCCACGACCGTTAGCGGCATCATCGTAGACCTCGCCGTGCATCCCCGGATTCCACGCCCCCCCAAAGGATGGCGGGCGATTCTTGCCGTCGGCCATCGAGAAGACGATGCGCTCGACCCTCAATTGTTGAGCCTCGCCCGATGGGCGGCTGAGTATTATCTGGCCCCGTTGGGGCAATGTCTGCCGTTGCTCCTGCCGCCGAGATCCTTGCAGCCACCACAGATGAAATTTGTGCTCGCACTCGAGGGAAGGACGGGCCCCGGAGGCCACGTCTCGCTCAATGGGTTGGAAACGGAGGTCCTCGCGCGATTGAAAAAGTCGAAGCGTGGCCGGACTCTGTCGATGCTCAAACGAAGCCTGCCATATCTGACACAGGATACGCTGCTGTCGCTGCTGAATCGCGGACTCGTGAAG
The DNA window shown above is from Nitrospira tepida and carries:
- a CDS encoding OmpA family protein yields the protein MRSHLVPASGFFLTLLVLAHLPATQAMGGYTVDPAVESVVRGDQHWAFPAGYIRLSMPSEGVVNQVTGDSQVAGSRMLVGGTQRLYLKIKPGSETAVGDLLTVYRKQHKVFHPATRQYLGELIHQFGVVKVVAIEGQFAHGQLVASFAPIGPGDMLTRFVPPTVESRSESGRAAADVHGIIVDFPANRMLVGQMQVVYLDIGRNDGLQVGDYFEIYRVGGGLPRRVIGEVKVLSLEDSTSTVLVTKAIAPLLIGDRVGMRTATTPIPVVEVPEESPSNKSDVQQLARKIDDLTRASGGRAGMQVEQTGNTVVLSVNDLADRLYFESGEAAIKPDFQPILKQMGDILRQEGADTKIRIEGHADSMEIGPSLRSKYPTNLELSKARAINVARYLVEEAGIAPERLSSVGHGASRPVATNATDQGRRKNRRVEVVLYTPSRPPDAPQAPQTSPQGESGGNFTQVQSPAPTIPNGLSPEPAVGSTLSPSPVAAAPVESQPAQGSGSLVDQSSDGAEPAGSESAPDTVPLDRSEPAEPQSADAAPAPAP